From one Nonomuraea polychroma genomic stretch:
- a CDS encoding alpha/beta fold hydrolase has product MVSIKGVRSRRLMSGALSAVAIGLLATAVATPAHAADKPAKPTIVLEHGAFADASSWNAVIEELRADGYPVVAAANPLRGPANDAAALRSVLDHVAGPKILVGHSYGGSVISVAGANDPQVKALVYVAAFLPAPGETALELTNKFPGSTLPGALDPTPFTLPGGTTGTDLYIKPGKFHHQFAADVPAGTAALMAATQRPIAQSALEEKTQAAAWKDKPTWAVITTQDLNIPAEVQRYMAKRAHAHSIEVRASHSVAVSQPKTVADVIEKAARATR; this is encoded by the coding sequence GTGGTCAGCATCAAGGGTGTACGCAGCCGGCGGCTCATGTCGGGCGCCCTGTCAGCGGTCGCGATCGGTCTCCTCGCCACCGCCGTCGCCACGCCCGCCCACGCGGCGGACAAGCCCGCCAAGCCGACCATCGTGCTGGAGCACGGCGCCTTCGCCGACGCCTCCAGCTGGAACGCGGTGATCGAAGAGCTGCGCGCGGACGGCTACCCCGTCGTCGCCGCGGCCAACCCGCTGCGCGGACCGGCCAACGACGCGGCCGCACTCCGCAGCGTCCTCGACCACGTCGCCGGGCCCAAGATCCTCGTCGGGCACTCCTACGGCGGCTCGGTCATCAGCGTCGCCGGCGCGAACGACCCCCAGGTCAAGGCCCTCGTGTACGTTGCCGCCTTCCTGCCCGCCCCCGGTGAGACCGCCCTGGAGCTGACGAACAAATTCCCCGGCTCCACCCTCCCCGGCGCCCTCGACCCCACCCCCTTCACTCTCCCCGGCGGCACCACCGGAACCGACCTGTACATCAAGCCCGGCAAGTTCCACCACCAGTTCGCCGCCGACGTACCGGCCGGCACCGCGGCTCTCATGGCCGCCACCCAGCGGCCCATCGCCCAGTCCGCCCTGGAGGAGAAGACCCAGGCCGCCGCCTGGAAGGACAAGCCCACCTGGGCCGTCATCACGACCCAGGACCTCAACATCCCCGCCGAAGTCCAGCGCTACATGGCCAAGCGCGCCCACGCGCACTCCATCGAAGTACGCGCCTCCCACTCCGTCGCCGTCTCCCAGCCGAAGACCGTGGCCGACGTCATCGAGAAGGCCGCACGCGCCACCCGATAG
- a CDS encoding helix-turn-helix transcriptional regulator, which produces MESLVSTMVGRDGVQGELSAFMAAAGGQALILRGETGVGKSALLDHVAGLAAPETHRVIRAAGVEAEAELPFAGLHQLLYSLLPHSAGLDEGRRAVFDVVFGLREGKAPSVMSLGIAVLDLLSLAASEKPLLLLLDDGQWMDPSSVEVCGFVGRRLSGSSVKMLIAVRSDVGSRFDTAALPELPVAALPEEAAGHLLDMRHPQLDAQTRRIVLEHAMGNPLALLELPAYLNGGHTGRTAEALLGFGNIPLSRRLQHVYGLRVERLPGPVREELLRGALDGVGAGPGANRAPGARYRMREADEAVAAGLLDIDPATGDLIFRHPLIRTTVVQLATPNQRRAAHAELARVHRDDVERRARHLAASIVDPDEEVAAALEAAADSATRRGGAVAAVAWLTRAAELSETPADRSRRVGDAAFIAGHAALLDQAQKLVRSDLLPGASGSPAAVVTSAYVALYEDGDVRSAHRHVAAAIESLRKDSAHEPAEVLTRLVNVLLAISQYAGDAALWDRTKQLMDSLGDRVDTRSAIYRDAWSDVVRHGSGVHERVERAFAGASELEPWDVSRLAVAAYHVDTLSQYRPYLQRAVDREVDTGAVATGMTMLHLIMLDQLAAGEWDDAERTGQRALELTTSRGNALFTHHTHAYLGLLAAMRGQVERARELQALLDAWARPRGVGFLAQIADAIGTTAALSEGDYEAAYLYAIGITPPGSFARCVHQASRTLLDLVEAAVHTGRLEQARRHAQAASDAGLPGISPRLALITYGALAMTTDDEKEAEDMYARAEAQPAAAGFPFELARIRLVHGVRLRHTQGPKAARPVLVRAAESFERLGATGWAERAQAELRASGAPARASLSYLSTLTWQERRIAELAASGLTNKEIGERMHLSPRTVSSHLYRVFPKLGITSRAALRDALDKVGDGGDA; this is translated from the coding sequence GTGGAGTCGCTCGTCTCGACAATGGTGGGCCGGGATGGCGTCCAAGGGGAGCTGTCCGCGTTCATGGCGGCCGCCGGAGGGCAGGCCCTCATCCTCAGGGGCGAGACCGGGGTCGGCAAGAGCGCCCTGCTCGACCATGTGGCCGGCCTCGCGGCCCCGGAGACCCACCGGGTGATCCGCGCCGCCGGGGTCGAGGCGGAGGCGGAGCTGCCCTTCGCCGGCCTGCACCAGCTGCTGTACTCGCTGCTGCCTCACTCGGCCGGCCTCGACGAAGGCCGCCGCGCCGTCTTCGACGTCGTCTTCGGGCTGCGCGAGGGCAAGGCGCCGTCGGTCATGTCCCTCGGCATCGCCGTCCTCGACCTGCTGTCTTTGGCGGCGTCGGAGAAACCGCTGCTGCTGTTGCTCGACGACGGTCAGTGGATGGACCCCTCCAGCGTCGAGGTGTGCGGGTTCGTGGGGCGCCGGCTCAGCGGCAGCTCTGTGAAGATGCTCATCGCCGTACGGTCCGACGTCGGCTCGCGGTTCGACACGGCCGCGCTTCCCGAACTCCCCGTGGCGGCCCTGCCGGAGGAGGCGGCCGGGCACCTGCTGGACATGCGCCATCCGCAGCTCGACGCGCAGACCCGGCGCATCGTCCTGGAGCACGCCATGGGCAACCCTCTGGCGCTGTTGGAGCTGCCCGCCTACCTGAACGGCGGCCACACCGGCCGCACGGCGGAGGCACTCCTCGGATTCGGCAACATCCCGCTGTCGCGCCGTCTGCAGCACGTCTACGGCCTCCGCGTCGAACGCCTGCCCGGCCCCGTACGCGAGGAATTACTGCGCGGCGCCCTCGACGGCGTCGGGGCGGGACCGGGCGCCAACCGCGCCCCCGGCGCCCGCTACCGCATGCGCGAGGCCGACGAAGCGGTCGCGGCCGGCCTCCTGGACATCGACCCCGCCACCGGCGACCTCATCTTCCGGCACCCGCTGATCCGCACCACCGTCGTTCAGCTGGCGACCCCCAACCAGCGCCGCGCGGCACATGCCGAGCTCGCGCGGGTGCACCGCGACGACGTCGAGCGGCGCGCCCGCCACCTGGCGGCCTCGATCGTGGATCCCGACGAGGAGGTGGCAGCCGCGCTGGAGGCCGCGGCCGACTCGGCGACCCGGCGCGGCGGCGCGGTCGCGGCCGTGGCCTGGCTGACCCGCGCGGCGGAGTTGAGCGAGACGCCCGCCGACCGCTCCAGGCGGGTCGGTGACGCCGCCTTCATCGCCGGGCATGCGGCGCTCCTGGACCAGGCGCAGAAGCTCGTCCGCTCGGACCTGCTGCCGGGCGCGAGCGGGTCTCCCGCCGCGGTCGTCACCTCGGCCTACGTGGCCCTGTACGAAGACGGCGACGTACGCTCCGCGCATCGTCACGTCGCGGCGGCGATCGAGAGCCTGCGGAAAGACAGCGCGCACGAGCCCGCCGAAGTGCTCACCCGGCTGGTGAACGTGCTGCTGGCCATCAGCCAGTACGCCGGCGACGCCGCGCTGTGGGACCGCACCAAGCAGCTCATGGACTCTCTGGGAGACCGAGTCGACACCCGCTCGGCGATCTACCGCGACGCGTGGAGCGACGTCGTCCGTCACGGCTCGGGCGTGCACGAGCGCGTCGAGCGCGCGTTCGCCGGCGCCTCGGAGCTGGAACCGTGGGACGTCTCGCGCCTGGCCGTGGCCGCCTACCACGTCGACACGCTGAGCCAGTACCGCCCCTACCTGCAGCGCGCCGTCGACCGTGAAGTGGATACCGGCGCCGTGGCCACCGGCATGACCATGCTGCACCTCATCATGCTCGACCAGCTGGCCGCCGGCGAGTGGGACGACGCCGAACGGACGGGACAACGCGCGCTGGAGCTGACCACGTCCCGCGGAAACGCGCTGTTCACCCACCACACCCACGCCTACCTGGGGCTCCTGGCCGCCATGCGCGGCCAGGTCGAACGGGCCCGGGAGCTGCAGGCCCTCCTGGACGCCTGGGCCCGCCCGCGCGGCGTGGGATTCCTGGCCCAGATCGCCGACGCCATCGGCACGACGGCGGCCCTGAGCGAGGGCGACTACGAAGCCGCCTACCTGTACGCCATCGGCATCACGCCGCCGGGATCGTTCGCCCGCTGCGTCCACCAGGCCTCACGCACGCTGCTCGACCTGGTCGAGGCCGCCGTGCACACCGGGCGTCTGGAGCAGGCCCGCCGGCACGCCCAGGCCGCCTCCGACGCCGGCCTGCCCGGCATCTCCCCCCGGCTGGCCCTCATCACGTACGGCGCTCTGGCCATGACGACCGACGACGAGAAGGAGGCCGAGGACATGTACGCCCGGGCCGAGGCCCAGCCGGCCGCAGCCGGCTTCCCGTTCGAGCTGGCACGCATCCGCCTGGTCCACGGCGTCCGGCTCAGGCACACCCAGGGACCCAAGGCCGCACGGCCCGTCCTGGTGCGCGCCGCCGAGTCCTTCGAACGGCTCGGCGCCACAGGCTGGGCCGAACGTGCCCAGGCCGAGCTGCGCGCATCAGGGGCGCCCGCCCGGGCCTCGCTGTCGTACCTGTCCACGCTGACCTGGCAGGAACGCCGCATCGCCGAGCTGGCCGCAAGCGGGCTGACGAACAAGGAGATCGGCGAACGCATGCATCTGTCCCCGCGCACCGTCAGCTCCCATCTCTACCGCGTCTTCCCGAAATTGGGCATTACCTCGCGTGCCGCGCTGCGCGACGCTCTGGACAAGGTCGGCGACGGCGGCGACGCGTGA
- a CDS encoding alpha/beta hydrolase translates to MNPTPVVFIHGAWLHASSWESWNERFSSFGFAVCAPGWPGEPATVGEARRHPETLHELGLDALTDHYARIVRSFDTPPVIVGHSVGGLIAQHLLGTNAGRAAVAIAPAPVDHASSPAPGEPWPVSMDAGRFRRLFASAVTEQESAELFERHVVPGPRRLLAELGHGGAVRHPRAVVDHGNTGRGPLLLISGQEDRLVPDHVTRAVYKLYSDSTATSSLKQFPDRAHSLVIDSGWRAVADYVLVWLAERGVRADPSKW, encoded by the coding sequence GTGAACCCGACTCCCGTCGTCTTCATCCATGGCGCGTGGCTCCACGCGTCGTCGTGGGAGTCATGGAACGAGCGCTTCTCCAGTTTCGGCTTCGCCGTCTGCGCGCCGGGTTGGCCGGGGGAGCCCGCCACGGTGGGCGAGGCACGCCGGCATCCCGAGACGCTCCACGAGCTGGGGCTCGACGCGCTCACGGATCACTACGCGCGCATCGTCCGTTCCTTCGACACCCCGCCCGTGATCGTCGGCCACTCGGTGGGCGGGCTCATCGCGCAGCACCTCCTCGGCACGAACGCGGGCCGTGCCGCGGTCGCCATCGCCCCCGCCCCGGTGGACCACGCGAGCTCCCCGGCGCCTGGGGAGCCGTGGCCGGTGTCCATGGACGCCGGGAGGTTCCGGCGGCTGTTCGCCAGCGCGGTCACCGAGCAGGAGTCGGCCGAGCTGTTCGAGCGCCACGTCGTTCCCGGGCCGCGCCGGCTGCTGGCCGAGCTGGGACACGGCGGCGCCGTACGGCACCCGCGGGCGGTCGTGGACCACGGCAACACCGGCCGCGGCCCGCTGCTGCTGATCTCGGGGCAGGAGGACCGGCTCGTGCCGGATCACGTCACCCGGGCCGTGTACAAGTTGTACAGCGACTCGACGGCCACCAGCAGCCTCAAGCAGTTCCCGGATCGGGCCCATTCGCTGGTCATCGACAGCGGCTGGCGGGCGGTCGCCGACTACGTGCTGGTCTGGCTCGCCGAGCGAGGGGTGCGCGCCGACCCGTCGAAGTGGTGA
- a CDS encoding VOC family protein, whose protein sequence is MKLEVVVLPVSDVDRAKDFYTRQLGFRLHADFPIKDGYRIIQVTPPGSACSIIFGDGLTDAEPGTVQGLHLIVSDIEQAQKELAGRGVDVTGPFHDATGAFHQAGETGRVMGPHPQRASYGSFASFADPDGNRWFLQEITERLPGR, encoded by the coding sequence ATGAAGCTCGAAGTCGTCGTCCTGCCCGTATCCGACGTCGACCGCGCCAAGGACTTCTACACCCGGCAGCTGGGCTTCCGCCTCCACGCGGACTTCCCCATCAAGGACGGTTACCGGATCATTCAGGTCACTCCCCCCGGCTCCGCCTGCTCGATCATCTTCGGCGACGGCCTCACCGACGCCGAACCCGGCACGGTCCAGGGACTGCACCTGATCGTGTCCGACATCGAGCAGGCCCAGAAGGAACTGGCCGGCCGCGGCGTCGACGTCACCGGCCCGTTCCACGACGCCACCGGGGCCTTCCACCAGGCCGGCGAGACCGGCCGCGTCATGGGCCCGCACCCGCAGCGTGCCAGCTACGGCTCCTTCGCCTCGTTCGCCGACCCCGACGGCAACCGCTGGTTCCTGCAGGAGATCACCGAACGGCTGCCCGGCCGCTGA
- a CDS encoding AraC family transcriptional regulator has translation MAGDQLSEVFDLVEIRGLLTGWFAVRGPWVSRAVVQDPLKLIAMVCGRARLSTDGIDDSIELEPGDVAILNGRSWLEVQGGTGDGPPREIIPEEGDPSTRLIGADDVVIGCRVDLNPAGRALLLQALPPVGHVRASAATATNLRGSLDRLFDEVVGNRIGSAFAIRQYGQLLLLEVLRAFVEQAQLPAGWLRALTDERLRPALTLMHTEPGRPWRLEELARAAAMSRTSFAEHFRTVAGMPPLTYLNRWRMLLAQRALRDGDVRIGSLASDLGYSSESAFSTAFKREVGESPLRYRHRVRGFALR, from the coding sequence ATGGCTGGTGATCAGCTCTCTGAGGTCTTCGACCTCGTCGAGATCCGCGGACTGCTGACCGGCTGGTTCGCGGTGCGGGGACCATGGGTGTCGCGGGCCGTCGTTCAGGACCCGTTGAAGCTCATCGCGATGGTGTGCGGCCGGGCCCGGCTGTCCACCGACGGCATCGACGATTCGATCGAGCTCGAGCCGGGCGACGTCGCGATCCTGAACGGCCGGTCGTGGCTGGAAGTACAGGGCGGCACCGGAGACGGGCCGCCCCGCGAGATCATTCCTGAGGAGGGCGATCCCTCCACTCGCCTCATCGGTGCCGATGACGTCGTCATCGGCTGCCGTGTCGACCTCAATCCGGCAGGCCGGGCGCTGCTGCTGCAGGCGCTTCCGCCGGTGGGACACGTCCGGGCGTCTGCTGCCACGGCGACCAACCTGCGCGGCAGTCTCGACCGGCTGTTCGATGAGGTGGTCGGTAACCGGATCGGCTCGGCGTTCGCGATCCGGCAGTACGGCCAGCTTCTGCTGCTGGAGGTGCTGCGGGCCTTCGTCGAGCAGGCCCAGCTACCGGCGGGATGGCTGCGGGCGCTGACCGACGAGCGGCTGCGTCCGGCGCTGACCTTGATGCACACCGAGCCGGGAAGGCCCTGGCGGTTGGAGGAGCTGGCGCGTGCCGCGGCGATGTCGCGGACCTCGTTCGCCGAACATTTCCGGACGGTGGCGGGCATGCCCCCGCTGACCTATCTCAACCGCTGGCGGATGCTGCTGGCGCAACGCGCGCTGCGCGACGGCGATGTCCGCATTGGATCGCTGGCCTCTGACCTGGGATACTCCTCCGAAAGCGCGTTCAGCACCGCATTCAAACGCGAGGTGGGCGAGTCACCGCTGCGCTACCGCCACCGGGTCCGCGGTTTCGCGCTGAGGTGA
- a CDS encoding dihydrolipoyl dehydrogenase family protein, translating to MTTEDTRTYDVVVIGAGPVGENVADRTTAAGLSTVIVESELVGGECSYWACEPSKALLRPALLRADAGRVPGLGPAAAGPLDTAAVLAHRDRMAAHWNDDGQVEWLKTAGIDLQRGHGRLDGPRRVAVTTPDGGTVHLRARHAVAVCTGSGAALPDLPGLAALRPWTSREATSAPQPPGRLIIVGAGVVATEMATAWQALGTEVTLLARGTRLLPQMEPFAGELVADRLREAGTGLRFGVTVATAARTSGEVHIILSDGSRLTADEILFATGRAPRTGDIGLETIGLIPGDWLTTDDTLTVTATPGEWLYAAGDVNRRALLTHQGKYQARIAGAVIAARACGTPLDTGRWSPHAGTADTAAVPQVVFTDPEVAGVGLTTVEAGRTGRRVDVVDYDLGHVAGALQHDPHYRGRARLLIDPDRRTVVGCHLAGPGVAELLHSATVAIIGEIPIERLWHAVPPFPTISEVWLRLLETYRDQHSRGNGSADGLLV from the coding sequence ATGACCACCGAAGACACCCGTACCTATGACGTGGTCGTGATCGGGGCCGGTCCGGTCGGCGAGAACGTCGCCGACCGGACCACCGCCGCCGGCCTGAGCACCGTCATCGTGGAAAGCGAACTCGTCGGCGGCGAATGCTCATACTGGGCGTGCGAACCGAGCAAGGCCCTGCTGCGGCCCGCACTCCTGCGTGCCGACGCCGGCCGGGTACCAGGCCTGGGCCCGGCCGCCGCCGGACCACTGGACACCGCCGCGGTGCTGGCGCATCGCGACCGCATGGCCGCCCATTGGAACGACGACGGCCAGGTCGAATGGCTCAAGACGGCCGGCATCGACCTTCAACGCGGCCACGGCCGCCTCGACGGGCCACGACGCGTGGCCGTGACCACCCCCGACGGCGGTACCGTCCACCTGCGTGCCCGGCACGCCGTGGCCGTGTGCACCGGCAGCGGCGCCGCCCTCCCCGACCTTCCCGGGCTCGCCGCCCTGCGCCCCTGGACCAGCCGCGAAGCCACCAGCGCGCCGCAGCCGCCCGGACGACTCATCATTGTCGGCGCAGGCGTCGTGGCCACCGAGATGGCCACCGCCTGGCAGGCCCTCGGCACCGAGGTCACCCTCCTCGCCCGCGGCACCCGCCTGCTGCCCCAGATGGAACCCTTCGCCGGCGAACTCGTCGCCGACCGCCTGCGCGAAGCGGGCACCGGCCTCCGGTTCGGCGTGACCGTCGCCACCGCTGCCCGGACGAGCGGCGAGGTCCACATCATCCTTTCCGACGGCAGCCGGCTCACCGCTGACGAGATCCTCTTCGCCACCGGCCGCGCACCCCGCACCGGCGACATCGGCCTCGAGACCATCGGCCTGATCCCCGGGGACTGGCTCACCACCGACGACACCCTCACCGTCACCGCCACCCCCGGCGAGTGGCTCTACGCCGCGGGCGACGTCAACCGGCGGGCGCTGCTCACCCACCAGGGCAAGTATCAGGCCCGCATCGCCGGCGCCGTCATCGCCGCCCGAGCCTGCGGCACCCCGCTCGACACCGGACGCTGGAGCCCTCACGCCGGCACCGCCGACACCGCAGCCGTACCTCAGGTCGTCTTCACCGACCCCGAGGTCGCCGGCGTCGGCCTCACCACCGTCGAAGCCGGGCGCACCGGCCGCCGCGTCGACGTGGTCGATTACGACCTCGGCCATGTCGCCGGCGCCCTCCAGCACGACCCGCACTACCGCGGCAGAGCCCGCCTCCTCATCGACCCTGATCGCCGCACCGTCGTCGGCTGTCACCTTGCCGGACCAGGCGTCGCCGAGCTCCTCCACTCCGCCACCGTGGCGATCATCGGTGAAATCCCCATCGAACGCCTCTGGCACGCCGTACCGCCCTTCCCCACCATCAGCGAGGTGTGGCTGCGGCTGCTCGAGACGTACCGGGACCAGCACAGCCGAGGGAACGGAAGCGCTGACGGGCTTCTCGTGTAG
- a CDS encoding tannase/feruloyl esterase family alpha/beta hydrolase — MKRLLFIFAAGVPLAAAACLPAAASAGTARSAAVPFTCSSISVNAPAGTTVESVTAVSREAGTVTVPPVPPFTDVVEIPDVPAYCDVTVTLTHPGVGDHAKVRIWLPETGWTGRFQALGGSAFAAGDYGAGLAGAIKSGYAAATTDAGVGTYLDTSWALNSDGEVNTALLKNFADRSQHEMAVVGKHVVKEVYGRSVSYSYWTGCSTGGRQGYMEAQRHPGDFDGILATAPAISWDEFEVATLWPQVVMNEENTFPSPCEFNAFNEAAVKACDPLDGAPDGLIGDPARCTFDPRQLIGKSVECDGEQETITAADAAVVRKIWDGPRTPSGKKLWSGIPIGAGFDLAGTDIDADGNRVGMPFPVPASWVSTFLKRQPSYDLSTITYAEFAELFEQSQAEYDTIIGTDDPDLSAFRRSGGKLLTWHGQADQLIPAQGTVDYRRRVELAMGGAARVDDFYRLFLAPGVAHCAGPTSTGPAPTDALGALTAWVEQGKAPQTLSAAITDSSGKTVTRELCRYPSVSRYTGHGDPADAGSYYCARH; from the coding sequence ATGAAACGCCTTCTGTTCATCTTCGCGGCCGGAGTGCCGCTGGCGGCGGCGGCGTGCCTGCCGGCCGCGGCTTCGGCCGGCACCGCGCGCTCCGCCGCCGTCCCGTTCACGTGCTCGTCCATCTCCGTGAATGCTCCGGCGGGCACCACGGTGGAGTCCGTGACGGCGGTGAGCCGGGAGGCGGGCACCGTGACCGTCCCTCCGGTGCCGCCGTTCACCGACGTGGTCGAGATCCCGGACGTGCCGGCCTACTGCGATGTCACGGTCACGCTCACCCACCCGGGCGTCGGCGACCACGCCAAGGTGCGGATCTGGCTGCCCGAGACCGGCTGGACCGGCCGTTTCCAGGCGTTGGGCGGCAGCGCCTTCGCCGCCGGTGACTACGGCGCGGGCCTGGCCGGCGCGATCAAGAGCGGCTACGCCGCCGCGACCACCGACGCCGGCGTCGGGACATACCTGGACACCAGCTGGGCCCTGAACAGTGACGGCGAGGTCAACACGGCGCTGCTGAAGAACTTCGCCGACCGGTCCCAGCACGAGATGGCGGTCGTCGGCAAGCATGTGGTCAAGGAGGTCTACGGCAGGTCCGTCTCCTACTCGTACTGGACCGGCTGCTCGACCGGCGGCCGCCAGGGCTACATGGAGGCCCAGCGCCACCCTGGCGACTTCGACGGCATCCTGGCCACCGCTCCGGCGATCAGCTGGGACGAGTTCGAGGTCGCGACCCTGTGGCCGCAGGTGGTGATGAACGAGGAGAACACCTTCCCCTCCCCTTGTGAGTTCAACGCCTTCAACGAGGCCGCCGTCAAGGCCTGTGACCCGCTCGACGGCGCTCCCGACGGGCTGATCGGCGACCCCGCCAGGTGCACCTTCGACCCGCGGCAGCTCATCGGCAAGAGCGTCGAATGCGACGGCGAGCAGGAGACCATCACCGCGGCCGACGCCGCCGTCGTACGTAAGATCTGGGACGGCCCGCGCACCCCGTCCGGTAAGAAGTTGTGGTCCGGCATCCCGATCGGTGCCGGCTTCGACCTCGCCGGCACCGACATCGACGCGGACGGGAACCGCGTGGGCATGCCGTTCCCCGTACCGGCCAGCTGGGTCTCGACGTTCCTGAAGCGGCAGCCCTCCTATGACCTCTCGACGATCACCTACGCCGAGTTCGCCGAGCTGTTCGAGCAGTCCCAGGCCGAGTACGACACCATCATCGGCACCGACGACCCCGACCTGTCGGCGTTCCGCAGGTCCGGCGGCAAGCTCCTCACCTGGCACGGCCAGGCCGACCAGCTGATTCCCGCTCAGGGCACCGTGGACTACCGCCGGCGGGTGGAGCTGGCCATGGGCGGTGCGGCCCGGGTCGACGACTTCTACCGGCTGTTCCTGGCGCCGGGCGTCGCCCACTGCGCCGGCCCCACGAGCACCGGCCCCGCACCTACCGACGCCCTCGGCGCCCTGACGGCCTGGGTCGAACAAGGCAAGGCCCCGCAGACGCTGAGCGCCGCCATCACGGACTCCTCCGGCAAGACGGTGACGCGCGAGTTGTGCCGGTACCCGTCCGTCTCCCGCTACACCGGCCACGGCGACCCGGCCGACGCCGGCAGCTACTACTGCGCCCGGCACTGA
- a CDS encoding DUF308 domain-containing protein produces MNTTSSGTSSLLKLYLVRGVLAVAWAAAFASAHDPIDGLAITLLVVYPLIDAVSSLIDLRALPDGSERRLTLFNGVLSTLAAVGVGLAGMGGVAAVLHVFGAWAVVSGAAQVLVGLRRRGPELGKQWPMLIAGGLSFLVGIFYNIQALGDDASLDVLSVYATGGGVFFIIQAGLLAWRARQRHTQTV; encoded by the coding sequence ATGAACACGACGTCATCCGGAACGTCATCCCTGCTCAAGCTGTACCTGGTCCGTGGAGTCCTGGCCGTGGCGTGGGCCGCGGCGTTCGCCTCCGCGCATGACCCCATCGACGGCCTCGCGATCACCCTGCTGGTCGTCTATCCGCTGATCGACGCGGTGTCGTCGCTGATCGACCTGCGTGCGCTCCCGGACGGATCGGAGCGTCGCCTGACGCTGTTCAACGGGGTGCTCAGCACTCTGGCCGCCGTCGGCGTCGGCCTGGCGGGGATGGGCGGGGTGGCGGCGGTGCTGCACGTGTTCGGTGCCTGGGCCGTCGTCTCCGGTGCGGCGCAGGTGCTGGTCGGGCTGCGGCGGCGCGGCCCGGAGCTGGGCAAGCAGTGGCCGATGCTGATCGCGGGCGGTCTGTCGTTCCTCGTGGGCATCTTCTACAACATCCAGGCCCTGGGGGACGACGCCTCCCTCGACGTGCTGTCGGTCTATGCCACCGGTGGCGGCGTGTTCTTCATCATCCAGGCCGGGCTGCTGGCCTGGCGTGCCCGCCAGCGGCACACGCAGACCGTCTGA
- a CDS encoding alpha/beta fold hydrolase has translation MINRRTFGKALGLATGATVASLAGVQAFPAASATTRGAAPTLPAVTPGTHTSFASLKQVKAGLLDIGYAEAGPARGPVVICLHGWPYDIHSFVDVAPLLAAQGYRVIVPYLRGHGTTRFLSSKTFRNAQQSAIALDIIALMDALKIDKAVLAGFDWGSRTADIIAALWPQRCKALVSVSGYLITNLEANLEPLPPKAEYAWWYQYYFATERGRKAMEDPKKRHDLNRLVWDTVSPTWDFDDATFERTAAAFENPDYAAIVIHNYRWRLSLADGERRYDGLEKRLAARPTLKVPTITLDAERDPFTAPPGDGSSYRNMFTGAYEHRTLEGIGHNVPQEAPTAFAQAVVDVDHF, from the coding sequence ATGATCAACAGGCGCACCTTCGGCAAGGCCCTCGGTTTGGCCACCGGCGCGACAGTCGCCTCGCTGGCGGGCGTGCAGGCGTTCCCGGCCGCCTCAGCCACCACGCGCGGGGCGGCCCCGACGTTGCCGGCGGTCACGCCCGGCACGCACACGTCCTTCGCCTCGCTGAAGCAGGTCAAGGCCGGGCTGCTGGACATCGGTTACGCCGAGGCGGGCCCGGCCCGCGGGCCCGTGGTCATCTGCCTGCACGGCTGGCCGTACGACATCCACAGCTTCGTCGACGTCGCTCCCCTGCTGGCGGCGCAGGGCTACCGGGTGATCGTTCCCTACCTGCGCGGTCACGGCACGACGCGGTTCCTGTCCTCGAAGACGTTCCGCAACGCCCAGCAGTCGGCGATCGCGCTCGACATCATCGCCCTGATGGACGCTCTCAAGATCGACAAGGCCGTGCTTGCCGGCTTCGACTGGGGATCGAGGACCGCCGACATCATCGCCGCCCTGTGGCCGCAGCGGTGCAAGGCCCTGGTGTCGGTGAGCGGCTACCTCATCACGAACCTCGAGGCCAACCTCGAGCCGCTGCCGCCGAAGGCCGAATACGCCTGGTGGTACCAGTACTACTTCGCCACGGAGCGGGGCCGGAAGGCCATGGAGGACCCGAAGAAGCGCCACGACCTGAACCGGCTCGTCTGGGACACCGTCTCCCCGACGTGGGACTTCGACGACGCCACCTTCGAGCGCACGGCCGCGGCCTTCGAGAACCCCGACTACGCCGCCATCGTGATCCACAACTACCGGTGGCGGCTCAGCCTGGCCGACGGTGAGCGCCGTTACGACGGTCTGGAGAAGCGGCTCGCCGCACGGCCGACCCTCAAGGTGCCGACCATCACCCTGGACGCCGAGCGCGACCCCTTCACGGCGCCGCCGGGCGACGGCTCGTCGTACCGGAACATGTTCACCGGCGCCTACGAACACCGCACCCTGGAGGGCATCGGCCACAACGTGCCGCAGGAAGCACCCACGGCCTTCGCCCAGGCCGTCGTCGACGTGGACCACTTCTGA